A genomic segment from Glycine max cultivar Williams 82 chromosome 1, Glycine_max_v4.0, whole genome shotgun sequence encodes:
- the LOC100499731 gene encoding Protein CURVATURE THYLAKOID 1D, chloroplastic-like (The RefSeq protein has 1 substitution compared to this genomic sequence), which produces MSTTLSNLPNASSFLPKPKPKPSLPHPQTPLTHSAVLLSRSICLRNLLPKAMSSEERSTGGSQFFNEKRDGVIILENVKEDNKNEFDKTVIEDTKEEELSDDGQGLSFDLMDKLNFDTDDTGSIVLYGGGALVALWLTSAVIGAIDSIPLIPKLLEVVGLAYTVWFTSRYLLFKQNRDELGAKIEELKGQIFGSEDN; this is translated from the exons ATGTCTACCACTCTCTCGAACCTTCCTAACGCCTCCTCTTTTCTTCCTAAACCTAAACCTAAACCCTCTCTTCCTCACCCACAAACCCCTCTCACTCACTCCGCAGTACTTTTATCTC GGTCAATTTGCTTGAGGAATCTGTTGCCAAAGGCAACGTCTTCTGAAGAGCGATCCACTGGAGGAAGTCAATTTTTCAATGAGAAACGCGATGGTGTCATAATCCTGGAGAATGTTAAAGAGGATAATAAGAATGAGTTCGATAAAACGGTGATTGAAGACACAAAAGAAGAAGAGTTGTCTGATGATGGACAGGGTCTGTCATTTGATTTGATGGATAAGCTCAAT TTTGATACAGATGACACTGGTTCTATTGTCTTGTATGGGGGTGGTGCCTTGGTGGCTCTGTGGCTAACATCAGCTGTTATTGGTGCAATTGATTCTATCCCATTG ATTCCGAAGTTGTTGGAAGTTGTTGGGCTTGCATATACAGTATGGTTCACTTCCCGTTATCTGCTTTTCAAG CAAAATAGAGATGAATTGGGTGCTAAAATAGAAGAGCTCAAGGGACAAATTTTCGGTTCAGAAGATAATTGA
- the LOC102668650 gene encoding uncharacterized protein yields the protein MTKIQAIQTSISKLLIHPLLWRLTGFVSSIVGFSCYALSPSFHNMFGHWNALKIFVYTVVSSLLSIFMFFIKRCSWGHGRSFLLKAQVGFVVLTLTSLWSVFEDRSEEGKVENAHGKMMNLTSSGAFALMAMSLSRQLQLGFEVGVFNFLVGCFLVTVMKMSFKLAPVAALFCYLLVNIRSISDFILEMHARGATQEADGSNTGTVYIRRRSSEDGFDYYGYDTEEIEDRMTDAMFESLNYDTDYYDV from the coding sequence ATGACCAAAATTCAAGCCATTCAAACCTCAATATCAAAACTCCTAATCCACCCTTTGCTGTGGAGACTAACAGGCTTTGTCTCAAGCATAGTTGGATTCAGCTGTTATGCCCTCAGTCCCTCTTTCCACAACATGTTCGGACACTGGAACGCGCTGAAGATCTTCGTGTACACTGTCGTAAGCTCACTTTTATCTATCTTCATGTTCTTCATTAAAAGATGTAGCTGGGGACATGGGAGGAGTTTCTTGTTGAAAGCACAAGTGGGTTTTGTGGTCTTAACGCTCACCTCTCTGTGGTCTGTTTTCGAAGACCGTAGTGAAGAAGGGAAGGTGGAAAATGCGCACGGCAAAATGATGAACCTCACTTCCAGTGGCGCATTTGCATTGATGGCTATGAGCTTGTCGCGGCAACTCCAACTTGGATTCGAAGTTGGTGTGTTTAACTTCTTGGTTGGATGTTTCTTGGTCACAGTGATGAAGATGAGCTTCAAGTTAGCTCCAGTTGCCGCATTGTTCTGCTATTTGCTCGTCAACATTCGttccatttctgatttcataCTTGAAATGCATGCACGTGGTGCCACACAAGAAGCAGATGGCAGTAATACCGGAACTGTCTACATACGTAGGAGAAGTTCCGAGGATGGTTTTGACTACTATGGATATGATACAGAAGAAATAGAAGACCGCATGACAGATGCCATGTTTGAAAGTTTAAATTATGATACAGATTACTATGATGTATGA